Proteins encoded together in one Chitinophaga sp. LS1 window:
- a CDS encoding triple tyrosine motif-containing protein, whose amino-acid sequence MAEIKNYTREITRAQAQTWNIQEDRFGNLYFANNVGLLCFNGHEWKKYLLPNKTFLRSLAIARDDRIYVGGQDALGYFFPDENGLLVYHSLASLIPPADRAFADVWNIVTYENAVFFRSLHKIFRYDPLKGKMEVYNIREGSRWIYMAVYDQHLYAQDETTLKLFQYTQGQWKPAVIQPGHSIMAMYHYNKDTTLIASWKNGLFLMNSQKQIPLVIDSAIFKDQLYCIGRINANTYALGTVSNGIYFIDRNGHTIRHLSMHEGIQDNNIRTLFTDHESNLWAGLDEGIDMIYSASAIQKIKSDKLPSTSAYTIRILNNSLYIGSAEGLYYTQLSLPASEDISLSRGTFSLVPHSEGQTWDIDTINGMILMGHHDGVWSIQQHGASFINDNQKGVWQFRRLPKPGYLVAGTYEGLQLFRQRKGKLETVPLYHNFLNEPLRFIEIDDENNIVWASHPYRGIYQIKFSPQFDSVKSIRLFTNAEGLPGALGNYVFKINNHIVFATSQGIYEFDKHSQTFKTSVKYAPVFGKLPVQYMVSDATGKIWFASGDKFGVAEKKTIKYFPELQGLLVGGFEKIYPYNDNNIFIAAYRGIIHLNYNKYIEPDSNLSARLTKVVTHFKRDSLLFSDYFVYKGQLSETQYPANIHNLPAGYSAFHFEFASNQVRESAKVLYSYRLSGLDEEWSAWSTQNFKDYINLPYGNYRFELRAKDNRGNISLPVVYSFEILPLWYQTRWALLMYIILFVALILFLNRLHHNRLRIQKEKFEKEEAQLKYLHELEIKNNEQEIIHLKNERLETEVIYKNKELAATTMHLYKRGRLLGKIKDELSIATQKLSVKESRNDFKKVLKLISDEEKRENDWEQFAIHFDQVHNQFLSKMKLTYPDLTSTDLKTCAYLKMGLSSKEMAQFLNISLKGVEIARYRLRKKLGLSPGIHLTDFINQEATK is encoded by the coding sequence TTGGCCGAGATAAAGAATTATACACGAGAAATAACGCGTGCTCAGGCTCAGACATGGAATATTCAGGAAGACCGGTTTGGTAATCTTTATTTTGCCAATAATGTGGGTTTGTTATGTTTTAATGGTCATGAATGGAAAAAATATTTATTACCTAACAAAACGTTCTTACGTTCCCTGGCAATAGCCCGGGATGACAGAATTTACGTAGGCGGACAGGATGCACTGGGCTATTTTTTCCCTGATGAGAATGGGCTTCTGGTATACCATTCCCTTGCATCTCTGATTCCACCTGCAGATCGGGCCTTTGCAGACGTATGGAATATTGTTACGTATGAAAACGCCGTTTTTTTCAGGTCTTTACATAAAATTTTCAGATACGATCCCTTAAAGGGGAAAATGGAAGTATATAACATAAGAGAAGGTTCCCGGTGGATCTATATGGCTGTTTATGACCAGCATTTATATGCGCAGGATGAAACTACCCTGAAGCTGTTTCAATACACACAGGGACAGTGGAAACCTGCTGTCATCCAACCAGGGCATTCTATCATGGCTATGTATCACTATAATAAGGATACTACATTAATTGCATCCTGGAAAAATGGATTGTTTTTGATGAACAGTCAAAAACAGATCCCTCTTGTAATAGATAGTGCTATTTTTAAAGATCAACTTTATTGTATTGGAAGGATAAATGCAAATACTTACGCGCTTGGAACTGTTTCCAATGGCATCTATTTCATTGACAGAAACGGCCATACCATTAGACATTTGTCTATGCACGAGGGAATTCAGGATAACAATATCAGAACCCTTTTTACAGACCATGAGTCCAATCTCTGGGCAGGACTGGATGAAGGTATTGATATGATCTATTCAGCCTCTGCTATACAAAAGATAAAATCTGATAAGCTGCCATCAACATCTGCCTACACCATTCGTATCCTGAATAATTCTTTATATATAGGATCTGCAGAAGGTTTATATTATACGCAGCTAAGTTTGCCTGCATCTGAAGATATTTCTCTTTCACGCGGAACATTTTCTTTAGTGCCTCACTCGGAAGGACAAACATGGGATATTGATACAATCAACGGAATGATACTGATGGGCCATCATGATGGGGTTTGGAGTATACAGCAGCATGGTGCCAGCTTTATCAATGACAATCAAAAAGGAGTGTGGCAATTCAGACGTTTACCCAAACCAGGCTATCTGGTTGCGGGAACTTATGAAGGACTGCAACTGTTTCGACAAAGAAAAGGAAAACTGGAAACTGTTCCACTTTATCATAATTTCCTCAATGAACCATTACGCTTTATAGAAATAGATGATGAGAACAATATTGTCTGGGCTTCACATCCCTACCGCGGTATTTACCAGATAAAGTTTTCGCCTCAATTTGATTCCGTGAAATCTATCAGGCTGTTTACTAATGCAGAGGGCCTGCCCGGTGCACTGGGCAATTATGTTTTTAAAATAAACAACCACATCGTGTTTGCAACCAGTCAGGGTATTTACGAATTTGATAAGCATAGTCAGACTTTTAAAACATCTGTAAAATACGCTCCTGTATTTGGGAAATTGCCTGTCCAGTATATGGTATCAGATGCTACCGGGAAGATATGGTTTGCTTCAGGGGATAAGTTCGGGGTAGCAGAAAAAAAAACCATCAAATATTTTCCTGAACTACAGGGGCTGCTGGTAGGTGGTTTTGAGAAGATTTATCCTTATAATGATAACAACATATTTATTGCTGCATACAGAGGCATTATTCATCTCAATTATAATAAATATATAGAACCAGATAGTAATCTGTCTGCCCGGTTAACCAAAGTAGTCACCCATTTTAAAAGAGATTCGCTACTTTTCAGTGATTATTTTGTATATAAAGGTCAACTTTCAGAAACGCAGTATCCCGCTAATATACATAATTTGCCCGCCGGTTACAGTGCTTTCCATTTTGAATTTGCTTCTAACCAGGTGAGAGAGTCTGCTAAGGTTTTGTATAGCTACCGTCTGTCAGGACTTGATGAGGAATGGTCTGCGTGGTCAACACAAAATTTTAAGGACTATATCAATCTCCCTTATGGGAACTATCGTTTCGAATTAAGAGCGAAAGACAATCGCGGTAATATATCGCTACCTGTTGTCTATTCATTTGAAATATTACCTTTATGGTACCAGACCAGATGGGCCTTATTGATGTACATCATATTGTTTGTTGCACTCATACTTTTTTTAAATAGGTTGCATCATAACAGACTCCGCATACAAAAAGAAAAGTTTGAGAAAGAAGAGGCCCAGTTAAAATACCTGCATGAGCTGGAGATCAAAAACAACGAACAGGAAATCATTCATCTGAAAAATGAACGGCTGGAAACAGAAGTTATCTATAAAAATAAAGAGCTTGCGGCTACTACTATGCATCTCTATAAAAGAGGCCGTTTGCTGGGTAAAATCAAAGATGAACTTTCCATTGCCACACAAAAACTATCAGTTAAAGAAAGCCGTAATGATTTTAAAAAAGTACTTAAGCTGATTAGTGACGAAGAAAAACGTGAAAATGACTGGGAACAGTTTGCCATTCATTTTGATCAGGTACATAACCAGTTTCTCAGCAAAATGAAATTAACTTATCCCGATCTCACCTCAACCGACCTGAAAACCTGTGCTTACCTGAAAATGGGACTTTCATCTAAAGAAATGGCACAGTTTCTCAATATCAGTTTAAAAGGAGTTGAAATTGCGCGCTACCGGTTACGAAAAAAACTCGGTCTTTCTCCCGGTATACATCTTACAGATTTTATTAATCAGGAAGCTACTAAATAG
- a CDS encoding bifunctional aconitate hydratase 2/2-methylisocitrate dehydratase has product MSRYNEYLNEIEERKGQDLHPKPIDGAELLSEVIAQIRDLDNVHRKDSLNFFIYNVLPGTTPAAGVKAQFLKEIILGTAVVEEISPSFAFELLSHMKGGPSIGVLLDLALGEDVAIAKKAANVLKTQVFLYDADTDRLKEAFKNENEIAKEILESYAKAEFFTNLPELPEEIKVVTFIAGEGDISTDLLSPGNQAHSRSDRELHGKCMITPQAQAEIRALQAQHPNKSVMLIADKGTMGVGSSRMSGVNNVALWTGKQASPYVPFVNIAPIVGGTNGISPIFLTTVDVTGGIGIDLKNWVKKVDENGKLVRNEAGEHILEEVYSVATGTVLTINTKTKKLYNGDKELIDISKALTPQKMEFIKAGGSYAIVFGKKIQTIAAKILGIEPTAVFALPKEISHEGQGLTAVEKIFNKNAVGITPGKVLHAGSDVRVEVNIVGSQDTTGLMTAQELESMAATVISPIVDGAYQSGCHTASVWDKKAQTNIPKLMKFMNEFGLITARDPKGEYHSMTDVIHKVLNDITIDEWAIIIGGDSHTRMSKGVAFGADSGTVALALATGEASMPIPESVKVTFKGEMKDHMDFRDVVHATQAQMLQKFAGENVFQGRVIEVHIGTLPADQAFTFTDWTAEMKAKASICISEDDTLIQSLEIAKGRIQIMIEKGMDNSRQVLQGLINKADKRIAEIKSGEKPALTPDTNAKYYAEVVVDLDIIVEPMIADPDVNNDDVSKRYTHDTIRTLSYYGDKKVDLGFVGSCMVHKGDLKIVSQMLRNLEKQKGKVEFNAPLVVAAPTYNIIDELQVEGDWEILQKYSGFEFNDNAPKGAARTEYENMMYLERPGCNLCMGNQEKAAKGDTVMATSTRLFQGRVVEDSDRKKGESLLASTPVVVLSAILGRIPNMEEYKTAVEGIDLTKFAPPLKNLVSSPVGKDSLSY; this is encoded by the coding sequence ATGAGTCGTTATAATGAGTATCTCAATGAAATTGAGGAAAGAAAAGGTCAGGACCTCCATCCCAAGCCGATTGATGGCGCAGAATTACTAAGTGAAGTCATCGCGCAAATTAGAGATCTTGACAATGTGCACAGAAAAGATTCTCTTAACTTCTTTATTTACAACGTATTGCCAGGAACTACTCCTGCTGCTGGTGTAAAGGCTCAGTTTTTAAAGGAAATCATTCTTGGTACTGCCGTAGTTGAGGAAATTTCCCCATCTTTTGCTTTTGAGCTATTATCACATATGAAGGGTGGTCCTTCCATCGGGGTGTTGCTGGATCTGGCGCTGGGTGAAGATGTCGCTATTGCGAAAAAAGCTGCAAATGTGCTGAAAACGCAGGTTTTCCTCTATGATGCCGACACAGACCGTCTGAAAGAAGCATTCAAAAATGAAAATGAGATAGCTAAAGAGATCCTTGAAAGTTATGCTAAAGCGGAATTTTTCACTAACCTCCCTGAACTGCCTGAAGAAATTAAGGTAGTAACTTTCATAGCTGGTGAAGGTGATATTTCTACTGACTTACTCTCTCCGGGTAATCAGGCACACTCCAGATCTGACCGTGAATTGCATGGTAAATGCATGATCACTCCCCAGGCACAGGCCGAAATCAGGGCGCTGCAGGCACAACATCCTAACAAGAGCGTGATGTTGATTGCTGATAAAGGCACCATGGGCGTAGGTTCATCAAGAATGTCTGGTGTAAATAACGTGGCCCTCTGGACGGGCAAACAGGCAAGTCCTTATGTTCCATTTGTGAACATTGCCCCGATTGTAGGTGGTACAAACGGCATTTCTCCAATTTTCCTCACGACTGTTGACGTAACCGGTGGTATCGGTATTGACCTCAAAAACTGGGTGAAAAAGGTAGACGAAAATGGTAAACTTGTTCGCAATGAAGCTGGTGAGCATATTCTCGAGGAAGTATACTCTGTTGCTACCGGCACAGTTCTTACCATCAACACAAAGACAAAGAAACTTTACAACGGCGATAAGGAACTGATTGACATTTCTAAGGCACTGACGCCTCAGAAAATGGAATTTATCAAGGCTGGCGGATCATATGCTATCGTGTTCGGTAAAAAGATCCAGACCATAGCGGCTAAGATCCTCGGTATTGAACCTACCGCTGTATTTGCACTGCCAAAAGAAATTTCTCACGAGGGCCAGGGTCTGACAGCAGTAGAAAAGATCTTTAACAAAAATGCGGTTGGTATTACTCCGGGCAAAGTATTACATGCCGGTTCAGATGTTCGTGTAGAGGTAAATATCGTAGGTTCTCAGGATACGACCGGTCTGATGACTGCCCAGGAACTGGAATCTATGGCTGCCACTGTGATTTCGCCAATTGTTGACGGTGCTTACCAGTCAGGCTGTCACACCGCATCAGTATGGGACAAGAAGGCGCAGACAAACATTCCAAAACTCATGAAATTCATGAATGAGTTTGGATTGATTACTGCCCGTGACCCGAAAGGTGAATATCATTCCATGACAGATGTAATTCACAAAGTACTCAACGATATTACGATAGATGAGTGGGCAATCATCATTGGTGGTGACTCTCACACAAGAATGTCTAAAGGTGTTGCTTTTGGGGCTGACTCAGGTACCGTTGCCCTGGCATTGGCTACTGGTGAAGCATCCATGCCAATTCCGGAGTCAGTGAAAGTAACCTTCAAAGGAGAAATGAAGGATCACATGGATTTCCGTGATGTTGTACACGCTACACAGGCGCAGATGCTGCAGAAATTTGCCGGAGAGAACGTTTTCCAGGGCAGAGTGATTGAAGTACACATCGGAACACTCCCTGCTGACCAGGCTTTCACCTTTACTGACTGGACCGCAGAGATGAAAGCAAAAGCTTCCATCTGTATTTCTGAAGATGATACCCTGATTCAATCACTGGAAATTGCGAAAGGCAGAATCCAGATCATGATCGAAAAAGGCATGGATAACAGCAGGCAGGTACTGCAGGGATTGATCAATAAAGCTGATAAGAGAATCGCTGAGATTAAATCAGGTGAAAAGCCAGCTTTAACACCAGATACGAATGCTAAGTATTACGCTGAAGTGGTAGTGGATCTGGATATCATCGTTGAACCAATGATTGCAGACCCTGATGTGAATAATGACGACGTTTCTAAGCGTTATACCCACGATACCATCCGTACACTCTCTTACTACGGTGATAAAAAAGTGGATCTTGGTTTCGTAGGATCCTGCATGGTACACAAGGGCGATTTGAAAATCGTTTCTCAAATGCTCAGGAACCTGGAAAAACAGAAAGGTAAGGTTGAGTTCAATGCTCCGCTGGTGGTAGCAGCTCCAACTTACAATATCATTGATGAATTGCAGGTAGAAGGAGATTGGGAAATATTGCAGAAATATTCTGGCTTCGAATTCAACGACAATGCTCCGAAAGGCGCTGCACGTACAGAATACGAAAACATGATGTATCTCGAGCGTCCGGGTTGTAACCTTTGTATGGGTAACCAGGAAAAAGCAGCTAAAGGAGATACAGTAATGGCCACATCAACCCGTCTTTTCCAGGGTAGAGTTGTGGAAGATTCCGATCGTAAAAAAGGAGAATCTTTGCTTGCTTCCACACCAGTAGTTGTTCTTTCTGCTATCCTTGGAAGAATTCCTAATATGGAAGAATATAAAACGGCTGTAGAAGGTATCGATCTGACAAAGTTCGCACCTCCTTTGAAAAATCTGGTTTCTAGTCCGGTAGGTAAAGACAGTCTGTCTTATTAA
- a CDS encoding TolC family protein: MMKKLSYYLIAGLLLFSWECAYAQDTARIFSLGDLEDIVFMNHPIVKQAALLSDAAKAGVLQSKGEFDPTLKSAFGRKLFGHTTYYNNWHNELKVPLYIAGADLKVGYDRNTGVYTNPETHTTDAGLVAVGLNIPLGAGLLIDARRSTLWQAKAMLNYAEADKVKQINSVWFGAVKDYWNWYYAFREYVLIKEGLDLATKRFKALTNQALLGDKPGLDTIEASITVQDREIQLAKSEIEVKNAMLVLSNHLWNEKGTPLELPKDAIPQESNQQLQLPDRVLLDSLLGLADMHPELVKLRAKGEQLDVERRFAQEKLKPKININGSLLSRRTDFGSYVPDYYDFGWSNYKIGVDFAFPLFLRAERGKLKQVRFKQQQVDYDLMQSGREINNDITASFNSLTAYQSQLIVQVRSINNQQALLAGELQKFDLGESTLFLINSRESKLIDMKIKRESIISGYQKKLAELYYKAGTRQQL; the protein is encoded by the coding sequence ATGATGAAGAAATTAAGCTATTATTTAATTGCCGGCTTACTGCTGTTTTCGTGGGAATGTGCTTATGCGCAGGATACGGCCAGAATCTTTTCGCTGGGGGATCTGGAAGATATCGTTTTCATGAATCATCCTATCGTAAAGCAGGCGGCTTTATTGAGCGATGCGGCAAAGGCCGGCGTGCTGCAATCAAAAGGAGAATTTGACCCGACATTGAAATCTGCTTTCGGACGTAAATTATTTGGTCATACTACATACTATAATAACTGGCATAATGAACTGAAGGTACCTTTATACATTGCCGGTGCTGATCTGAAAGTAGGCTATGACCGCAACACGGGTGTGTATACAAATCCTGAAACACATACGACTGATGCAGGTCTTGTAGCAGTTGGGTTGAACATACCACTAGGTGCAGGGTTGCTGATTGATGCGCGGCGTAGTACGCTCTGGCAGGCAAAAGCCATGCTGAACTATGCAGAAGCAGATAAAGTGAAACAAATAAACAGCGTGTGGTTTGGTGCCGTAAAAGATTACTGGAACTGGTACTATGCCTTCAGGGAATATGTGTTGATTAAAGAAGGGCTGGATCTTGCCACAAAGCGTTTTAAAGCACTGACTAATCAGGCATTGCTGGGTGATAAACCTGGACTGGATACCATCGAAGCAAGCATCACGGTACAGGACAGGGAGATCCAGCTGGCTAAGAGTGAGATAGAAGTAAAGAATGCGATGCTGGTACTTTCCAACCATCTCTGGAACGAGAAAGGTACACCGCTGGAGCTACCCAAAGACGCGATTCCACAGGAGTCAAATCAGCAACTGCAATTGCCAGACAGAGTACTGCTGGACTCTTTACTTGGATTAGCCGATATGCATCCGGAGCTGGTAAAGCTGCGTGCAAAGGGAGAGCAACTGGATGTAGAACGCCGGTTTGCACAGGAGAAGCTGAAGCCCAAGATCAACATCAATGGATCATTGCTGAGCAGACGTACAGATTTTGGTTCTTATGTACCGGATTATTATGACTTTGGATGGAGTAATTACAAGATAGGTGTCGATTTTGCTTTCCCGTTGTTCCTGCGTGCAGAGCGGGGAAAACTGAAACAGGTCAGATTTAAACAGCAGCAGGTAGATTACGATCTGATGCAATCCGGACGCGAGATTAACAATGATATCACGGCCTCATTTAATAGCCTCACAGCTTATCAGTCACAGCTAATCGTGCAGGTGCGGAGTATTAATAACCAACAGGCATTATTAGCAGGTGAATTGCAGAAATTTGATCTGGGAGAGAGTACGCTGTTTTTGATTAATAGCAGGGAAAGTAAGCTGATAGATATGAAAATCAAGAGAGAGAGTATCATATCGGGGTATCAGAAAAAGCTGGCTGAATTATATTATAAAGCTGGAACCAGACAGCAATTATAA
- a CDS encoding HlyD family secretion protein — protein MAQNSLHHKHMEALNTQSQAELIQINGSQMLGKIMSICLVIFFIILLLPWRQTIPGKGTVTALRPEDRPQTVQNQIGGRIEHWAVRDGQEVKKGDTILVISETSQSYFDPELPERLAEQLEAKKNSESAAVQKMEATAAQIQAMNRGLQYQLSAAENKVRQSENYVKMDSADLVAVQNYYETSKARLERYESGYKNGLFSLTDIETRRLKLQEDNAKVIGQQNKLNNSKQGLLNALIDLDNIRAKYQESLAKAQSDMSSALSSRAGVKGDIAKLRNDISNITIRRGLYVVRAPQDGYVVKTLKAGIGENIKEGESIATLQPLHPQVAAELYVNAMDVPLILDTSDVRLQFEGWPSVQFSGWPSVAVGTFAGKVWAIDRISSNGGKYRLLIKPTTPVPQNDEAWPIQLRQGSGVYGRIILRSVPLWYEIWRQLNGFPPSLEKEPSTKDSNSKK, from the coding sequence ATGGCACAAAATAGTTTACATCATAAACACATGGAGGCTTTGAATACACAGTCACAAGCCGAACTCATTCAGATAAATGGATCGCAAATGCTGGGCAAGATCATGAGCATCTGCCTCGTCATATTCTTTATCATCCTGCTCCTGCCCTGGCGCCAGACCATTCCAGGCAAAGGAACTGTCACCGCGCTAAGGCCTGAAGACCGTCCTCAGACTGTGCAGAACCAGATAGGTGGGCGGATTGAACACTGGGCCGTGCGCGATGGTCAGGAAGTAAAAAAAGGGGATACGATCCTGGTGATCTCAGAGACCAGCCAGTCTTACTTTGACCCTGAATTGCCAGAGCGGCTCGCAGAACAGCTGGAAGCCAAAAAGAACAGCGAAAGCGCTGCCGTACAGAAAATGGAGGCAACAGCTGCTCAGATCCAGGCCATGAACCGTGGATTGCAATACCAGTTGTCCGCTGCCGAAAATAAGGTGCGTCAGTCTGAAAACTATGTGAAGATGGACAGTGCTGACCTGGTAGCTGTACAGAATTATTACGAAACATCTAAAGCCCGTCTGGAACGGTACGAATCCGGCTATAAGAATGGCCTGTTCTCACTGACTGACATTGAAACCCGCCGCCTCAAACTGCAGGAAGACAATGCCAAAGTGATCGGACAACAAAACAAATTGAACAACTCCAAACAGGGCTTACTAAATGCACTGATTGACCTCGACAATATCAGGGCCAAGTACCAGGAATCACTGGCCAAAGCCCAGTCGGATATGAGTTCTGCTCTGTCAAGCCGTGCAGGCGTAAAAGGAGATATTGCCAAACTACGCAATGACATCTCCAATATCACGATACGCCGTGGTCTATATGTAGTACGTGCACCACAGGACGGATATGTGGTAAAAACACTGAAAGCTGGTATTGGCGAAAATATCAAAGAAGGTGAATCCATTGCAACACTACAACCACTCCATCCACAGGTGGCGGCAGAATTATATGTAAATGCCATGGACGTGCCCCTGATCCTGGATACGAGTGATGTTCGATTACAGTTTGAAGGCTGGCCATCAGTGCAGTTTTCCGGATGGCCTTCAGTAGCGGTAGGAACATTTGCGGGCAAGGTATGGGCGATTGACAGGATCAGTAGTAATGGTGGTAAATACAGATTGCTGATAAAACCTACTACGCCGGTTCCTCAAAATGATGAGGCCTGGCCTATTCAGCTCAGACAGGGTTCTGGCGTATATGGTCGTATTATTCTTCGATCAGTGCCGCTGTGGTATGAAATCTGGCGACAACTGAATGGTTTCCCGCCAAGTTTGGAGAAAGAGCCTTCAACAAAGGATTCAAATAGTAAGAAATGA
- a CDS encoding ABC transporter transmembrane domain-containing protein, with translation MKKKKKHADAPSPWQRLVRLLHHERTSINYIFIYAVLIGIIGLTLPLGTTAVYNLLSNGSMYSSTYILIAVVLTGIVIGGALLIGQLTLVEFLEQKIFAKAAMEFAYRLPRIKKEEINGEHPPELVNRFFDILTIQKGLTKLLVDIVAASVQIFFSAILLSFYHPVFMAVGLFAIAAIALVLILYFRHGVNTSIDESGYKYELVAHLEEVAADLDTYRGHPEKMDQVCKTTDEITAKYLMARNDHFNVLKKFFVSSVALRTILMGGLLLMGSFFVVEREMTFGQFVAAEVIVVQISYAIEKLMTSLNTVFDMVTGAEKLAVVTDLEIEEGK, from the coding sequence ATGAAGAAGAAGAAGAAGCATGCGGATGCTCCGTCACCCTGGCAAAGGTTGGTGAGGTTGTTACATCACGAACGAACCTCTATTAATTACATTTTTATTTATGCCGTACTTATCGGCATCATTGGTCTCACGCTGCCGTTAGGAACAACGGCTGTCTATAACTTGCTGTCCAACGGTTCTATGTATAGTTCTACCTATATCTTAATAGCGGTAGTACTGACAGGTATCGTGATTGGGGGTGCACTATTGATCGGACAACTGACGCTTGTTGAATTTCTCGAGCAGAAGATATTTGCCAAAGCGGCCATGGAGTTCGCGTATCGCCTGCCCCGTATCAAAAAGGAAGAAATAAATGGTGAACATCCACCAGAACTGGTGAACCGTTTCTTTGATATTCTCACTATTCAAAAAGGCCTGACTAAATTGCTGGTGGACATTGTAGCTGCATCCGTCCAGATATTTTTCAGTGCCATACTCCTCTCCTTTTACCACCCTGTATTTATGGCGGTGGGGTTATTTGCTATTGCCGCCATCGCATTGGTGCTCATACTCTATTTCAGACATGGGGTCAATACCAGCATTGACGAATCCGGCTATAAATATGAGCTGGTCGCTCACCTCGAAGAGGTAGCAGCTGATCTGGACACCTACCGTGGCCATCCTGAAAAGATGGACCAGGTATGTAAAACCACTGACGAGATCACCGCTAAATATCTCATGGCCCGTAATGATCACTTTAATGTACTGAAGAAATTCTTCGTCAGTTCTGTAGCACTACGCACCATCCTGATGGGCGGTCTGTTGCTGATGGGATCATTTTTCGTAGTAGAAAGAGAAATGACTTTCGGTCAGTTTGTAGCTGCGGAAGTGATCGTGGTACAGATTAGTTATGCTATTGAAAAACTAATGACTAGTCTGAATACAGTATTTGACATGGTAACCGGCGCAGAGAAACTGGCTGTAGTCACTGATCTTGAAATAGAGGAGGGCAAATAA
- a CDS encoding sigma-54 dependent transcriptional regulator — MKILIVEDEFIVANDLRLMLQKAGYTVVGIASGVVQARKLIESKQPDWMLIDIILKGDLTGIDLARELMTQRLPFLFISANTNQDILEAAKTTNPYGFLVKPFREKDLLVMLDIAFFRHELEAKQQQPAVLQDTGMVGRSRAFSNVLAHISKVAPSNTSVLITGESGTGKEKVAAAIHRASSRSHQPMVTVNCAALPLSLVESELFGYERGAFTGANQQRIGKFEQANGGTVFLDEIGELPLEAQVKLLRVLQQREVERLGGQAIIPIDVRIITATNRNLEKEVAEGRFRLDLYYRLNVFPIEVPPLRERKEDIEPLAYYFLEKFGKTVNKISATVLRQMKEYPWPGNIRELEHLIERQVLLAEGSEITSIDLRSQPDITPVASSEVIKTMEEMEKEHIIRALRASHGKVSGAGGAAAALGIAAQTLFAKMKKFGIQQTYQ, encoded by the coding sequence ATGAAGATATTGATTGTAGAGGACGAGTTTATTGTAGCAAACGATTTGCGGCTGATGCTGCAGAAAGCAGGATATACGGTAGTCGGCATAGCATCGGGCGTGGTACAGGCCCGCAAGCTGATTGAGAGTAAACAACCTGACTGGATGCTGATAGATATTATACTCAAAGGCGACCTGACGGGCATTGATCTGGCGAGGGAGCTGATGACACAGCGCTTACCTTTCCTTTTTATTTCAGCGAATACAAACCAGGATATACTGGAAGCGGCTAAGACCACGAACCCGTATGGCTTTCTTGTAAAACCATTCAGGGAAAAGGATCTGCTGGTCATGCTGGATATTGCCTTCTTCAGACATGAATTAGAAGCAAAGCAACAACAGCCGGCAGTACTACAGGATACAGGGATGGTAGGCCGGAGCAGGGCATTTTCAAATGTATTGGCCCACATCAGCAAAGTAGCACCCAGCAATACCTCTGTGCTCATCACCGGCGAAAGCGGTACAGGCAAGGAAAAAGTGGCAGCAGCAATACATAGGGCTTCTTCCCGCAGTCATCAGCCAATGGTGACGGTAAACTGTGCAGCATTGCCTTTATCACTGGTAGAATCAGAGTTGTTTGGATATGAGAGAGGGGCTTTTACAGGTGCAAACCAGCAACGGATCGGGAAGTTTGAACAGGCAAATGGAGGTACCGTATTTTTAGATGAAATAGGTGAATTGCCCTTAGAGGCACAGGTAAAACTGCTGCGGGTATTGCAGCAGCGGGAGGTAGAGCGATTAGGAGGACAGGCAATTATACCTATTGATGTGCGGATCATTACTGCTACAAACAGGAATTTAGAGAAAGAGGTGGCTGAAGGAAGATTCAGATTGGATCTGTATTACAGATTGAATGTGTTTCCCATAGAAGTGCCCCCATTGCGGGAGCGGAAAGAGGATATAGAACCGTTAGCATATTATTTTTTAGAGAAGTTTGGGAAGACAGTCAATAAGATCAGCGCAACTGTATTGCGACAAATGAAGGAATATCCCTGGCCGGGGAATATCAGGGAACTGGAGCACCTGATCGAAAGACAGGTATTGCTGGCAGAGGGATCGGAGATCACTTCGATTGATTTGCGGTCACAACCAGATATTACGCCAGTGGCTTCGTCGGAGGTGATCAAGACCATGGAGGAGATGGAGAAGGAGCATATTATCAGGGCGCTGCGCGCCAGTCATGGCAAGGTGAGTGGTGCAGGAGGAGCTGCCGCAGCCTTGGGTATAGCTGCGCAGACCCTATTTGCAAAGATGAAGAAGTTTGGTATTCAGCAAACCTATCAATGA